One region of Bradyrhizobium betae genomic DNA includes:
- the fabA gene encoding bifunctional 3-hydroxydecanoyl-ACP dehydratase/trans-2-decenoyl-ACP isomerase, with amino-acid sequence MPNPHDFHTPQPSYTRDELLRSSEGGYFGPGNAQLPAPPMLMMDRITEISVDGGEFGKGHIVGELDITPCHWFFDCHFRGDPIMPGSLGLDAMWQMIGYWLGWSGSPGKGRAIGVGEVEATGFITPDTACVRYEVAMRMVRRGKLVLGIADGRVLADGVCVFTAKDMRVGLTKAVE; translated from the coding sequence GTGCCCAACCCTCATGACTTTCACACCCCGCAACCGTCCTACACCAGGGACGAGCTGCTGAGATCGAGCGAGGGCGGCTATTTCGGCCCAGGCAATGCGCAATTGCCGGCACCGCCCATGCTGATGATGGACCGCATCACCGAGATCAGCGTGGACGGCGGCGAATTCGGCAAGGGCCACATTGTCGGCGAGCTCGATATCACGCCTTGCCACTGGTTCTTCGATTGCCACTTTCGCGGTGACCCGATCATGCCGGGAAGCCTCGGCCTCGATGCGATGTGGCAGATGATCGGCTACTGGCTCGGCTGGTCGGGCTCACCTGGCAAAGGCCGCGCCATCGGCGTCGGCGAAGTGGAGGCCACGGGATTCATCACGCCGGATACAGCATGCGTGCGCTATGAGGTCGCCATGCGCATGGTCCGGCGCGGCAAGCTGGTGCTCGGAATTGCCGATGGCCGCGTGCTTGCGGACGGCGTCTGTGTCTTCACAGCCAAGGATATGCGGGTCGGCCTGACGAAGGCCGTGGAGTGA
- a CDS encoding HesB/IscA family protein → MTQISSGSTPASTPKPRRPRPQVMRLTDAAAQRISELTSRADSEIVGLRVGVKNGGCAGQSYTVEYAHDVRPTDEVVEDKGVKILVDPKAVLFLLGTEMDYKADKMQAQFVFNNPNQVSACGCGESVELRPAKIDG, encoded by the coding sequence ATGACCCAGATATCGTCAGGCTCGACACCAGCATCCACTCCCAAGCCGCGGCGCCCGCGCCCGCAGGTGATGCGGCTGACGGACGCCGCCGCCCAGCGCATCAGCGAGCTGACGAGCCGCGCGGACTCCGAGATCGTGGGCCTGCGCGTCGGCGTCAAGAACGGCGGCTGTGCCGGCCAGTCCTACACGGTCGAATACGCCCATGATGTCCGCCCGACCGACGAGGTCGTCGAGGACAAGGGCGTCAAGATCCTGGTCGACCCAAAGGCCGTGCTGTTCCTGCTCGGCACCGAGATGGACTACAAGGCCGACAAGATGCAGGCCCAGTTCGTCTTCAACAACCCCAACCAGGTCTCCGCCTGCGGCTGCGGCGAGTCGGTCGAGCTGCGACCGGCCAAGATCGACGGGTAG